In Tsukamurella tyrosinosolvens, the genomic window ACACCGGCGGCCCCTTCGGCTACATCACCAAGGGTGGTACGGGCGTCCCGGTCCGCACGATGCTCGCGGTGCTCCGCGACATCGCGCAGCGCGGCTGACGTCCCGCCCCCTGGGAGTTACCGGCGAGTAAGCCCCCAACCGCCGCGCGGACCCGACCCCTGAGGGTAGGGTCAGGTGTCGGTGGAGGCCACCAGCCGAAACCCGCGTTCAGCTCGTATCACAGCAGATAACCGAACCTGAGGAGTCAGAGGAAATGGCCTTCTCCGTCCAGATGCCGGCACTCGGCGAGAGCGTCACCGAAGGCACCGTCACCCGGTGGCTCAAGCAGGAGGGCGACACGATCACCGTCGACGAGCCCCTGCTCGAGGTCTCGACCGACAAGGTCGACACCGAGATCCCGGCCCCGGCTTCGGGTGTGCTGCTGAAGATCCTGGCGCAGGAGGACGACGTCGTCGAGGTCGGTGGCGATCTCGCCACCATCGGCGAGGCGGGCGAGTCCGCCCCCGCGGAGTCCGCGCCTGCGCCCGCCGCCGAGCCCGAGCCGGCCCCCGCTGCCGCCGCTCCGGCCGAGCCCGCCGCACCGGCCGCCCCCGCGGCTCCGGCAGCGCCCGCGGCGCCTGCGGCTCCGGCCGCGCCCGCGTCGGGGACCGAGGTGAAGATGCCCGAGCTGGGCGAGTCCGTCACCGAGGGCACCGTCACGCGCTGGCTCAAGAGCGTCGGCGACGAGATCGCCGTCGACGAGCCGCTGCTCGAGGTGTCCACCGACAAGGTCGACACGGAGATCCCGTCGCCCGTCGCCGGCACGCTGCTGGAGATCAAGGCGAACGAGGACGACGTCATCGCCGTCGGCGGCGTGCTCGCGGTCGTCGGCTCCGGCGCCCCCGCGGCACCGGCCGCGCCCGCCGCCCCGGCACCGGCCCCCGAGCCCGCTCCGGCACCCGAGCCCGCTCCGGCCGCCCCCGCGGCCCCGGCTCCCGCGCCGACCCCCGCTCCCGCCGCGGCCGCTCCTGCGGCCCCGGCTGCTCCGGCCGCCCCCGCGGCGCCCGCCCCGGCCGCGTCGGCGTCGGATTCGACGCCGTACGTCACCCCGCTGGTGCGCAAGCTGGCTGCGGAGAACAACGTGGACCTGAACGCGGTCAAGGGCACCGGCGTCGGTGGCCGCATCCGCAAGCAGGACGTCCTCGCCGCGGCCGAGGCCGCCAAGGCCCCCGCTGCTCCGGCCGCTGCCGCCGCCCCCGCGGCCGCCGCGCCGGCGGCACCGTCGGCCCCGAAGGGTGCCCGCCCCGAGCTGGCGGCCCTCCGCGGCACCTCGCAGAAGACCAACCGCATCCGCCAGATCACTGCGAAGGTGACCCGGGAGTCGCTGCAGGGTTCCGCGCAGCTCACCCAGGTCTTCGAGGTCGATTTCAGCAAGATCGTGGCGCTGCGCGCGCAGGCGAAGGCCGCGTTCAAGGCGAACGAGGGCGTGAACCTCACGTACCTGCCCTTCATCGCGAAGGCGGTCATCGAGGCGCTCAAGGTGCACCCGAACGTCAACGCGTCGATCAGCGACGATTTCAAGGAGATCACCTACCACGGCGTGGTGAACCTGGGCATCGCCGTCGACACCCCGCAGGG contains:
- the sucB gene encoding 2-oxoglutarate dehydrogenase, E2 component, dihydrolipoamide succinyltransferase encodes the protein MAFSVQMPALGESVTEGTVTRWLKQEGDTITVDEPLLEVSTDKVDTEIPAPASGVLLKILAQEDDVVEVGGDLATIGEAGESAPAESAPAPAAEPEPAPAAAAPAEPAAPAAPAAPAAPAAPAAPAAPASGTEVKMPELGESVTEGTVTRWLKSVGDEIAVDEPLLEVSTDKVDTEIPSPVAGTLLEIKANEDDVIAVGGVLAVVGSGAPAAPAAPAAPAPAPEPAPAPEPAPAAPAAPAPAPTPAPAAAAPAAPAAPAAPAAPAPAASASDSTPYVTPLVRKLAAENNVDLNAVKGTGVGGRIRKQDVLAAAEAAKAPAAPAAAAAPAAAAPAAPSAPKGARPELAALRGTSQKTNRIRQITAKVTRESLQGSAQLTQVFEVDFSKIVALRAQAKAAFKANEGVNLTYLPFIAKAVIEALKVHPNVNASISDDFKEITYHGVVNLGIAVDTPQGLLSPVIKNADDLSLAGLARAIVDLAERTRNSGLKPDELSGGTFTITNIGSEGALFDTPILVPPQAAMLGTGAIVKRPVVVKDAAGTESIGIHPMAFLPLTYDHRLIDGADAGRFLTTVKHRLEEGAFEADLGL